The genomic segment ATTTAATAGCATTGCCTTTTCCCACTCTCTTAGTTCCAGCGTCTTTTGCCATTCTTTTAACAGATCCTATTTTATAATACGGCAACATTCAACTGGACCAAATGACAAGGTAATATCTATATTGTCCTGGTTTAATTTTGTCCACTAATTGGGTTTCCCTTAACCCCAACACACTATCTTCACACTGGCTCGATGGCTCTCTTCCTCTGACGTTCGTGACACTAGAGCCCCCCTCAGGAAAGAAGCAACAGCAGGTAAAGCTGTGGTCCATGGACCCAccagtggtccttgagggggttccaggggatcCCCAGCAGAAAGAGGAATAGTTtgatttcacttttatttgacTACAAGTTATCCCAATGAGAGAATAACAAAGAACTGTTCTGATATATTCTGATTATGTTTCAGTCTCGCCAGTAATCGCCTTGTCATAACTACAGTATAGACAGATAATAAAAGACTTCTTAGATGGGGATCCACTGGACAAAACCTCTAACAAACAGGGGTCTGGGGTTGAAAACATCtcaactgaaaaacactgacTAACAAAGCATGACTAACTGCTGTTTAAGTCAAAATAGTGTATTTGGTCAGATTTGATATAGTGAGTATTTTATATgatatggtatgtaaagccctttgagacatgcttgtgataaagggatATATGAATAAAATTGACTCGATCCAGTCTGGTAAATTGAGGCATAGAAGTTCCCAAGAATCCAACGAATAGATCAattaagactgtgtgtgtgtatgaaggagACACAGGTAACTCATGCCATGGTGTTTTTATTCCCTCTTCTTTATTGTATTGATGTGAAAGAGAAATCTCTTAATTTATGACTGCACTTTACAGCATTatattcatatacatatatataaaaaaaatccagtttTGAACTATTTCCACATGTTACAAAACTAAACCCAGATCAAGTGATTATCAATAAGAACAATAACATACTTGCACTTAAAGAGGCCGTCCGAACAACACTCCTTCCATGGTAACCACTGGCCACACTAATAATCATTGGATAATACACAAGCAGCCGACTTTGATGAATTAAAACAATGTGGGTAAAAAGTGACAACCAGCACTGAATTTTGGCACCTGATTGTTAGGCATGTTTTGGGCTTCTTAAGAGGAAGTGGGtggaaagctttttttttaaactatacAGTAATATTGCCGCACCTTCGGGAGTGTAGTGTTGAAACTTATAATGCAGAAACAAGTCTGTTGCACTTTAACATTACCCAACATGACATGCTAGTCTGAATCTAGACTAAAATCACCGCCGCAAATATTAATCACTTTGGGTTCAAGATATAAGTATAAACGGTGGTGAGATCTGGAGAATTTTTAGCCCAGATTTTAGCGATTCCGCAATCTGTCAATCTACTCTGCTGCAACCAGGCGTGTTTAGTGCTtgcgtacatgcgtgtgtgtgtttgagtctgtgTGGGCAGACGGAGAGGTAGTGTGTATGGTTGAGGAGGCCTCCCCAGTGTGGCGTACTAAACAATGGCTTAATCACTAGGAACCACAatgtcatgaaaaaaacaaacaaaaataacccaaaaaacaacaaatcacaGCCAAAGAGTAATCATCATGATGTACAGACAAACAAAATCTTGTACCTCTTAAGTTTTAGAAAGAAATAATTTGCAGGTCTGATGGCCACAAAGTTGCTACATATTTCTGGAACATTGTCTaaacctgccccccccccccccccgactttATCCTTGATCTCCTTTTTTAAActggataaaagaaaaaaaaacgaaggaAAACTCAAACACAATACACAAGTGTATTTTACCCTTGTGTGCGACTTAACAGCATCGTTGTGAGTAGAGAGGGGGGTGATGagctgatggagggagggacagaggaagagaaaaaggaaagggatgaagaggaagatggaCAGGTTTTAAagtgaggagaggtgaggggagaAGTGGGTCTATGTTACAGAACTTCAAGGATATGGACTGGACAGGGACACTATGGATCCtgcaactcttttttttatttgtattttttttttactttttaacatTAAGCTTTTATCTAGTGTGTTCTCTGGACCTCACAGCAGTCCGGAGGGTGTGGCttgaaaacacaagaaaaacacGCGTGGAGTAGAAAGGTGGGGTTTGCGTATTTGTCATCAAGACCGGTTTGAATAGTTAAAACCCACAAGGGCAGCATGTGTGGttaagagaaaggggggggggggggggggggtaggtaGGTAGGTTGGGCTGTCGTCTCTCCTGTTAGCATGCTGGCTCACAGACTGTAGCTGTAGTCCGTGTTGTTGTGAGCTGTGTTAGTGCTGTACTTGCTGGCTGTGTAAGGCAGTGAGCAGTGTGGGCCCCCCCGAGTCCGGGCCTGTGACATTCAGTACAGTGAGTAGGCGAGTCTCGTATAGATCTAGACATCCGGGACTTTCTGCATAAAGCCTCTTAGAATAAAAGGAGTGGCGTTTTGGGAATCGCGTGACCACAGGAGCTTTCGTTAAGATACGGCGGTCTCCGGTCGTCACCTCCGCTTTAAGCGACTTTATGCGCATGCAGGCCCCCGACCTCGTATACTAGACTGGTGGGTTGGAAGTCCGTCTCTGATAAAATAGCATTTCAGTCAGGAAGAGGGAATAGTCCAAGCAGTCGGTCACATTCTAAACAGAGCACTAAGGCAATAAGTGACTGTTTAGCGAAGCGCGGCCTTGATCACAGCCTTGTCTAAAGCGACCACAAATTTCTTCCGAGTTGAATATTACATTCTGATGGTTGGTGTCATTATGCCATGAATCATTTTCAGATGGAGTCATAGAGCATGCTCTATAGGGAGGCAACGCAGAATGGGGAAACAACCCACcaatcttaaaggaatagttcaccgcgaaatccccccccccccaccaccaccgccatGTCGGTCGAAACTCCGCTCAAGTTCACAggaccaacaaacacacagcaaattaGCCCCCGCATTTctatctcagccttctcccaaactgcTGAAGTTAACACAGCCATCTATTTATAGCTAAAAAATAAGgcagaaaatgtccatcaaatttctccaaacaacTTGTGCAggataatccaagtgttttgcagccaaacgattgcactgtgggtccaaaagtccaatatctACCTCATTATCctctatattttcctcactAACAATGTTCTGGTCTTTGAaagacattttctgcttttttttattttttttattttttttatttttttttttttaggagctGTAAAAATATCGCCCCGTTAACTTCAAAAAGGTGTGAGAAGAACGAAACGAgggctaactcgctgtgtttTTGGCGCTCCTACAATCTTCAATGGAATctcgactgacatgggggtgagaagatcattttcattttggggtgaactattcctttaatactGATGTCTATCACagaaatacagtaaataaaacaGACATCTAAGCTCCACGCAGAAGCTGTTATGGCAAAAATGACACCAATTCCCTTTTTTAGACTTTTTATTCCTATGGAGCATATTCTGTGTGGTAGCGGTGGACATTGATATGGTACTGAAATAAGTATGGTTACGTATACAAGTACTGTATAAGATTATAAGTATGGTATGATACGGTACAACTGGGAACAGCAAGATACAAACAAGGAGTGAGGTATAAATAGAGCCATGTATCGTCATAGGCTTCAGCTGACTAAGGAGGATTGATCAACAATTTCCACTTTGCGTTCAAAATTTTGTAACACGTGGTAAAACGTGTGTGAAATACGATTCCTAATATCATTACGAAATTCTGGTTCTCAAAATCTATGAGCTATCAATTTTCTTGAATTATTCTTCTACAAAAGTTTCTACATAGAGAAAACGAAAGCAAATGTTAATATAACATTTTTGATGGGGTGAATTTAGATTTAAATAACCACATATTTGGTTAAAATGATGGTACCTTTAACTATCAGGGGTTAGTTTTGTACATATGTACACACTACCAATAGGGTTATATATATTTACAAGTTGGTAGCAGCACTTAAATCTCACTTTAAACACCATGGCTGATCAAAATCACTACTTTcaaaatgacagttttttttttttctgtagttgAACAAGCCCTGAAAGATTATCTCACTAGTGACTTATCAAAATTGTTCGCCAAATAGAATTCATGGGAGAGTCTAGCTGAGCACTATTCATCATCGCAGAAGCCATttagagggcgagagagagagagagagagagagagagagagcgacagagagagagagagagaaagagagtgagagagaaagtgagagagagaatgaaagagaatggATACCTTGGGAGAAGGTGAGGGCGGAGAGACCACAGAAAAGAGGACAGAAAAGGAAGGGGAGACTGCACTTGTGTGTCTGCTTGAgtccctgcagtgtgtgtgtgtgtgtgtgtgtgtgtgtgtctgtgtgtatatatatatgtgggTGACAGACTGTAGAACAtgtgatttttgtgtgtgtgtgcgccactGATCTTTGTGCACTGACATGTaacactgactgtgtgtttaCCAATGTAGTAAATTAAATTCCACCACaaccatgtctgtgtgtgtgtgtgtgtgtgtgtgtgtgctgtgatggaatgagagtgtgtgtgtgtgtgagcgaggtGCAGTGGCGCACATGGACCAGCAGAAGGGGCTGAGTGGGTCTAGAGGGCGGTGAGGCGGCCGGTGAGCGCTGCCTGGAGCTCAGAGGGGAGGAAGACTCCCAGCTCTGTGATGATGCCTCCTGTGATTAGCTGGTGAGGAGTCACATCGAACGCCGGGTTCCACACCTCGATCCCTGCAGACAGGCGGCGAGCAATTTCAAATGAGTGAGGCGGTTGATCAttggcttgggcgatatccaaaatgtaatgtcGCGATCCTGTCACACCAAAATATCGCGACTTATGATATTATCGACATTCGCCAGTGGGTAGGGtgtcacgttttttttttaattttatttcttctaaatgaCATCAAATTTTTAGgttattaataacaataattactattattattactagctTAGAAACTTGATCTTtttattcaagcattggagtaAACTAcggccatttggtgtaatttgctcattcctgctatttcagGGAAAACAGGCCGATTGTGGAACAGGGAACTcacttcaaatacatttttcactacAAATATGACTATTTTTTGTATACAAATATCATATATTTACCTATGATCTACCAGTAGTAGATTACAGGTTTATAAATTCAAAAGTTGGCACAATTGTGATCTAAATATATCGCAACATTCActaaatattgcgatattcgtcattattgaatatcggcccaagcctagttgATCATTAACAAAGCAATACACAAGATGGACAAGAGAACAGTGCtgttacattaaaaaaagatacTGATTAAGAGTGTTTTTaagcgagagaggaggaaattTGACAGTCAGACGAGATGTGCAGGCACACacgttttcctctcctctccgggGGCCGGTGAGCTCATTAAATGAACGTGGTTTAATTACTGTGATGTCACCGAGTGTCTCTTTTCTTTGGCTGTCTAATTAGAGATCACATGACACAACTCAATCAGCGCTCACAAACTCACCTAGGACACACGCTCATCCTTCTCTCCTAGCCTgccactttccctctctccatcactttcACTGTCAATCTTTAGCTCAACTTGCtactttcctcctctacatgaGCGCTCAAATGGTCTCAGCATGTCTTTCCATATACCATAGTTATTAATTTATATAAATCTCCTTTTCCTAAACATTTGTAGTGACTGAGTTCTGTGGTAGCTCACCGGTTctgttcaaaaacacattttcacaaaaccACCAGCATCCCATCCACCCTTATGGTCTCCATCTTACCTGGGGCAGCAATGGGGACTCCGTTTATGCTGGTGAGCTCCTCGGGGGGGCGCACCTCGATGATAATGTCCCTGCCACTCTCCAGACTCAGGTCGCACGATGTGCTGGGCGCCGCCACGTAGAACGGTATCCCATGGTGCTTAGCGGCGATGGCCAGCTGGTATGTGCCCACCTTGTTGGCTGTGTCACCGTTGGCAACCACCCTGTCTGCACCAACCACCACAgctgaaagacagagggaaaagagagttcaggaaagaggagagaggatgatgtggaaaaaaggggggaaagggggagaaCAGTAAAATTGAGCAGGAAACTTCACACAGATAGCAAACataggatgcacacacacaaacacacacacctgtgatgcccctctctctcatggTGAGGGCTGCCATGCTGTCTGTGATAAGTGTAGCAGGGAATCCCTCTGCTACCGCCTCATAGGCCGTCAGTCTGGAGCCCTGGTTGTACGGCCTCGTCTCCGTACAGTACACACGCTTCAGCCTGCCCAGTGCATGGAGGCTACGCACcacacctacaacacacagagttacagttacagtgccATAAATATCtcaacagtctctctctttcttgcacaCAAACAGCTCCAGTCTTACCCAGTGCGGTTCCGTATCCAGCAGTAGCCAGCGAGCCGgtgttgcagtgtgtgaggATGGTGACAGAATCCCTCGGGACCCCAGACAGGATGTGCTGGGCGCCATAGTTACCAATCTTCCTGTTGTCATTGACGTCACGTTCCAGCATCTCTTCGATCCAGGCAATTAcactgtgggggggggggggggggggggggacaggaggTGGGAATTGAGAAGAGGCTCTGTCTGCCACTGTGTCCATCAAGTCTAGAGTTACAGTATGCCTGCTTGCTTCTCTTTATCCTCACTTGCCTTCCTCTGCTTCTCAGGTGCGCCGTATTTCTCCTCACccatcttctcttcttttccttcatGTTTAGTCTTTCCCCATTCTTCCCCCTCGCTCTCGCATACCCGCATTACAATTTTTCAtcatgctcctctctctctcttccactcatATTCTATCAAACATTCCTGCTCCATCTCATCCTTTCCTCACTTGGAGCTGCTCTGCTTTTTTCCTCAGTGCACTCTCTATTTTTAAAAAGGAATACAGTTTTTGAGAGAGTGGCCCATTGGTGAACTTACCCatgaagtgatgagaacacagacaccaaaattaTTCATGTGTCCCCAGTACATCATTCACTTtagtgctccatgctaatgctttGGCATACACCATGCTCAGTGATAataggtgactagcattatccaaagtaacaAGACTGAAGACAAGACCTTTTAACTATAAAAAATTGttaattaagcaatatcacgagagggagtgctgttatactgtacaCCAGCACGACTGTGATTATTATAATgatatttatatacattattaaaacagttccctcaggattccactaccaagtgttgccaagcaacacattGTAACTGTCTCCATTAGAACACCTgtaaagcggagtgatacatatagtaaaacgtcccagtgctgttatcagatatcagcactcatggaatgcctccggtccaatcaaattactcgaccggaacCAACTGTTGTATAATGGTTTTTATTATGTGGCCTGTAGATTctaactatttcaggtgagcaagcACACATCCATCCACTCTGCTGCACAGTGGTTTTTAGCTACACAGTCTCTCATCGGGCATCacattcacttcctatggaaacagggaacgTAGTTTGTGGTAGTTCCAAACATTGTTACTTTaatatcatatttcatgtaaatctGACTAATCTCCTCCACAAAGCTGCCAGACTTAGCCCTATATTATTTCAGATTACTGTTTagttttagagctgctacaaattcttgttttctcacttttgcgataatgctagttgcctactatcactgAACATAGTGTACACTAAAGAGGTCGTATGGAGCACCGGAGTGAATGACCTCCCAGGGAGTGACAGATGGATTATTTTGATGTCAATCTCATAAAAACCTTTGTGTATTCCCCCAAAGCATAACGCCATTGTCAACCTGTACCCTAATGTCCAATAATTTTCAATAATACCAaatcaattctgaccaaaatctcccCAATTGCTCCACTATAGAGCTGTTTATGTCTCGCTTGCCTGGGTGCACGGCCCCTCAGTTTTAGTCCTGTAGGGCCAATGGACAGTCAAAATCAACCCAAAACATGCCTTTTTCACATAGATactcactctgtaatgagatATTTGATTTATAGTTTATAAATTACCTGACAACGttcactatttattttgcactacttATACAGCGGCGCATGTAGACAGCCATCCACAGCCGGTGTTGGCCATTGCACTTCTGTGTCTAAGGTAGCATCAAAATTGTATAAGAAAGGCATGACTTAGataattttcatctttttactGACACGTCACGTTACAGGGCAAGCAAAAGATATATTTTGGGGACTTTTGGAGTAGGACTGTGTTGGAGAGAAGCGCACCCAGGCAAGCAAGGTgcaagtagctctatagtgaagcaggtgatgagattttggtcagaatcgatcggCATGATGGAACAAGATGGGAACACAGGGTCCAGGTGGAAAATAGCCAGAGTTAAGCTTTAAGACCATCACCTCCCTCCGTCCAGCCCTACCTTTCCCGCAGCTGTTCAGAGTTCTTCTCCATGCTCTCGTTCTCTGCAAACTCCATCAGCTCGCGGGCGGCGCGGCCCATGTTGACGGCGGTGGGCCGGGCTGAGGTCAGATGACACAGAGACTCTCTGATGAAAGTCACGGGGTCGTCGCCCCCGGCGCCCACCCGCAGCTCCACAGCCAGGCTGAGGCAACCGACGATGGCGATGGCCGGGGCACCCCGCACCTGGAggggcaggagagggaggagaagggaggagaggggaggagttaCTTGTCATCGTCTCCTCTGTGGGTTTCACACCATCTACCAGTTGCTGCCCAGTTTTCACCTGAATAATCAATCTCTCTCCACTAACTGAGGTCTAACCAAGAGGATGAGGCAACGTAATGAACCAAAAGTTGTCACGACTGCTTTGAACCTAACACACCAGAGGGCCGTGATATCATCTCTGCGTtccagtcatctctctctcccattagGCACCATTATCATGACATCATCCTCTCTGCTTATGGTACATTCCTTCACTCTGCCACATGCACGGGATCAAACGTGTACGCTGCTGTGTGTAGCTGGCAAGACAAAAGGGTGAACATCTATCGGGCCTGGGTGagcatttcaaaatgttctcACCCAAAGGCAAACACCTAAACAACATGCAATCACCTGGACACCTTTCCCTCGCGAGGGCTTCTGGTATGGACAGATATAAATCAAGTGAAAGGTGTCACAGAGCGCAGCACAAGACCAGAACGCGAACAAAAAACCCTGGTAAAGGtcattaataattcatcaataatCTCTCCCAaagaacgaggaggaggagggggggcatttCATGGGTGGGTAGCTGTGTGCAGATACCTGGTTTGTCGTGCTTGCACATGATAATGCGAAAACTATAAATAAATCATGGGATCCCAAGTCGTTTTTGGGATGCCTTAGATAATCGTGGGGGTTGATACggacgggaggggggggggggggggggggggactcctGCCAAGCCGCGACGGCACATCCAGCCCTTATCCCACTCAACACCGTCGCTGTGGCAGCTACAGATGCACCTCAGTGTGGTGGGTGGTAGCGGGT from the Centroberyx gerrardi isolate f3 chromosome 3, fCenGer3.hap1.cur.20231027, whole genome shotgun sequence genome contains:
- the mri1 gene encoding methylthioribose-1-phosphate isomerase, giving the protein MTLEAIRYRAGSLQILNQLLLPHQTVYDEVRSVQDGYEAIKSMKVRGAPAIAIVGCLSLAVELRVGAGGDDPVTFIRESLCHLTSARPTAVNMGRAARELMEFAENESMEKNSEQLRESVIAWIEEMLERDVNDNRKIGNYGAQHILSGVPRDSVTILTHCNTGSLATAGYGTALGVVRSLHALGRLKRVYCTETRPYNQGSRLTAYEAVAEGFPATLITDSMAALTMRERGITAVVVGADRVVANGDTANKVGTYQLAIAAKHHGIPFYVAAPSTSCDLSLESGRDIIIEVRPPEELTSINGVPIAAPGIEVWNPAFDVTPHQLITGGIITELGVFLPSELQAALTGRLTAL